A genomic stretch from Oncorhynchus gorbuscha isolate QuinsamMale2020 ecotype Even-year linkage group LG20, OgorEven_v1.0, whole genome shotgun sequence includes:
- the march5l gene encoding E3 ubiquitin-protein ligase MARCHF5, with amino-acid sequence MACVEEPPEKHCWVCFATEREDRVAEWVSPCRCKGCTKWIHQACLQRWLDEKQKGNSGGAVSCPQCGTEYSIVFPKMGPLVYFLQQVDRALSRASPFAAAGVVVGTVYWSAVTYGAVTVMQVVGHKKGLDVMERADPLFLLMGLPTIPVMLVLGKMIRWEDYILRLWQRHSSKLQLLVPGIGRPLPRVPADGSNGGDHLSVSRTLCGALIFPSVANLVGRLIFSRVPSSLQRTVLGGIAFVVMKGVLKVYFKQQQYLTQANRHILNYPERERDMDGEGRSEGGEDDTEDSGNE; translated from the exons ATGGCCTGTGTAGAGGAGCCccctgagaa GCACTGCTGGGTGTGTTttgcgacagagagagaggaccgcGTGGCAGAGTGGGTGAGCCCCTGCAGGTGTAAGGGCTGTACCAAGTGGATCCACCAGGCCTGCCTGCAGCGCTGGCTCGATGAGAAGCAGAAAGGAAACAGTGGAGGAGCTGTCAGCTGCCCTCAGTGTGGCACAGAGTACAGCATCGTCTTCCCCAAGATGG GGCCATTGGTGTACTTCCTCCAGCAGGTGGACAGGGCTCTGTCGCGGGCCAGTCCGTTCGCTGCTgctggggtggtggtggggacagtcTATTGGTCAGCTGTCACCTATGGAGCTGTGACTGTCATGCAG GTGGTGGGCCATAAGAAGGGCTTGGATGTGATGGAGAGAGCAGATCCTCTGTTCCTCCTGATGGGTCTACCTACCATCCCTGTGATGCTGGTCCTGGGCAAGATGATACGCTGGGAGGACTACATCCTGAGGCTGTGGCAGAGACACTCCTCTAAACTACAGCTGCTAgttccag GTATAGGGCGTCCGTTGCCCCGTGTGCCAGCTGATGGGAGTAATGGAGGGGACCACCTGTCAGTGTCTCGTACTTTGTGTGGAGCTCTCATCTTCCCCTCCGTGGCCAACCTGGTGGGACGGCTGATCTTCAGCAGGGTACCTTCATCTTTGCAACGCACCGTtctg GGTGGTATAGCGTTTGTGGTGATGAAGGGAGTGTTGAAGGTGTATTTCAAACAGCAGCAGTACCTCACCCAGGCCAACCGCCACATCCTCAactacccagagagagagagggacatggatggagaggggcggagtgagggaggagaggacgacACAGAGGATAGTGGAAACGAGTGA
- the actr1b gene encoding actin related protein 1B codes for MESYDIIANQPVVIDNGSGVVKAGFAGDQIPKYCFPNYVGRPKHVRVMAGALEGDLFIGPKAEEHRGLLSVRYPMEHGIVKDWNDMERIWQYVYSKEQLQTFSEEHPVLLTEAPLNPSKNREKAAEVFFETFNVPALFISMQAVLSLYATGRTTGVVLDAGDGVTHAVPIYEGFAIPHSIMRVDIAGRDVSRYLRLLLRKEGYDFHTSAEFEVVRTIKERACYLSLNPQKDETLETDKAQYTLPDGSTLDIGPARFRAPELLFRPDLIGDESEGIHEVLAFAIQKSDMDLRRTLFSNIVLSGGSTLLKGFGDRLLSEVKKLAPKDVKIKISAPQERLYSTWIGGSILASLDTFKKMWVSKKEYEEDRARAIHRKTF; via the exons ATGGAGTCCTATGACATTATAGCTAACCAGCCGGTTGTGATCGATAAT ggttCAGGCGTTGTCAAAGCTGGCTTTGCTGGAGACCAGATCCCCAAATACTGCTTCCCCAACTA TGTGGGTCGTCCCAAGCATGTGCGTGTAATGGCAGGAGCCCTGGAGGGGGACCTCTTCATCGGACCCAAAGCAGAG gaGCACAGAGGGTTGCTGTCAGTGAGGTATCCCATGGAGCACGGCATAGTGAAGGACTGGAACGACATGGAGAGGATCTGGCAGTACGTCTACTCCAAGGAACAGCTGCAGACCTTCTCAGAGGAG caCCCTGTCCTGTTGACTGAAGCTCCCCTGAACCCCAGTAAAAACAGGGAGAAGGCGGCTGAGGTTTTCTTCGAGACCTTCAATGTCCCTGCCCTCTTTATCTCCATGCAGGCAGTCCTCAGTCT CTATGCGACAGGCCGCACCACGGGAGTGGTGTTAGACGCGGGCGACGGGGTGACCCACGCGGTGCCCATCTACGAGGGCTTTGCCATCCCCCACTCCATCATGAGGGTGGACATCGCTGGCAGGGACGTGTCCCGCTACCTCCGACTGCTGCTACGCAAGGAGGGCTACGACTTTCACACCTCCGCCGAGTTTGAGGTGGTTCGCACCATCAAAGAG AGAGCCTGCTACCTGTCCCTGAACCCCCAGAAGGATGAGACTCTGGAGACAGATAAGGCCCAGTACACCCTCCCCGACGGCAGCACGCTGGAT ATTGGTCCAGCCCGGTTCCGAGCACCAGAGCTGCTGTTCAGGCCAGACTTGATCGGAGACGAGAGCGAGGGGATCCACGAGGTGCTGGCCTTCGCTATCCAGAAGTCAGACATGGACCTCCGACGCACACTCTTCTCCAACATCGTACTGTCTGGAGGATCCACACTGCtcaaag GCTTCGGTGACAGGCTACTAAGCGAAGTGAAGAAGCTCGCTCCCAAAGATGTGAAAATCAAG ATCTCCGCCCCTCAGGAGAGGTTGTACTCCACGTGGATTGG TGGCTCCATCCTGGCGTCGTTGGACACCTTTAAGAAGATGTGGGTCAGTAAGAAGGAGTATGAGGAGGACAGAGCACGGGCCATCCACAGGAAGACCTTCTAA